A genomic window from Montipora capricornis isolate CH-2021 chromosome 8, ASM3666992v2, whole genome shotgun sequence includes:
- the LOC138059472 gene encoding ankyrin repeat and BTB/POZ domain-containing protein 2-like isoform X1 — translation MAQGNLPANSHFLSTAAPKEDHNVNSTRNGAQSTTINTDWDVWLPMLPPLDELPWTLQDISKVLRLGRTRETFRAITPQAVERVSFLLQRPLLRIVLEARRLSILHSKCSRHEMQTSIRLVLSLSLAKSCLSLASKALSLYNTSSDRFRRSKRTRSGLILPVGKMFRWLVKIKVASRIYDAGVIYLSACLEYVAEELVYRAVTKQEGLDQVTPEVLEEWINTDADFWGIFQPYYHLLSGRTAFGITDSIDVYAVSKNVKSSPSTGSSIRQGLDKALATTCVTSMNDLRDLVLRAQELFAGVYQSKDNKFISQVDWIPSALHTLFYFVKWLQQVGEDTSDILAATRRSHSHLPPLVEWLKVSSLHTKHRVSAFVDDDDVRQAARLLLPFNDCGPRFLGESLWGSKSLSSAATISSFQQDVSLRMLSCGRSDIIPQALAMLGSKNINDINAQGMTLLMYACANGNEALVTTLIEHHASLDLEVPNNQKIYPSLNLELKSWTALCFATTKGHLSICQILLDSGASPNGATDYRRDNQVETPLQLASAAGDFELVSLLLKKGADPYISVNTASLSPGLRGFGNAFAAAAAHGHKDILRKLLAESDERRDTDLLSLTEILYEETLKDEEKPGKLTKRQKAALEEALYHSCEHGYLDITMELRSLGVPWNIHCWSRTVGHAYETGQKSFLRSLLSDFQSMSADEYTKDFCDDGVVILFNIFKECEDLAISKELASVLSCCFGSEPLQEIMDLPVMETGIRIGADYINSAEMSDVTFLVEGRPFYAHKIILATASKRFKAMLSDMPLESKDGSSPCIEISDIKYETFTLVIQFLYSGKMDQPSLQSTILELLQASEFFMLDSLKRRCERLAADHLVCETVLDTYTFAKLCNAKELVSFCEAFMLRNLASMMDVRTFKDALIDNSGKDLFAALKSCLVQRIYSRNTSKTSFKV, via the exons TATGTTACCTCCGCTAGATGAACTTCCATGGACGCTGCAAGACATTTCAAAGGTCTTACGTCTTGGAAGAACACGGGAAACATTTCGCGCCATTACACCTCAGGCCGTGGAACGCGTCTCGTTTCTCTTGCAGAGACCTTTGTTGCGGATTGTGCTAGAAGCGAGACGTCTCTCAATTCTTCATTCCAAATGCTCAAGACATGAAATGCAAACGAGCATACGCCTCGTGTTGTCTTTATCATTGGCTAAGAGCTGCTTATCTTTGGCTTCGAAAGCGCTGTCATTGTACAATACTTCAAGTGACCGATTTCGCCGATCTAAAAGGACACGCAGTGGCCTCATTCTACCCGTTGGCAAAATGTTTCGATGGCtagtaaaaataaaagttgCATCCCGTATCTATGACGCTGGAGTCATCTACCTCAGCGCCTGCTTAGAGTACGTCGCTGAAGAGCTTGTCTACAGAGCTGTCACTAAACAAG AAGGATTGGACCAGGTTACACCTGAAGTACTGGAGGAGTGGATCAACACAGATGCTGATTTTTGGGGAATATTTCAACCCTATTATCATCTCCTGTCTGGGAGAACTGCCTTTGGTATCACGGACAGTATCGACGTGTATGCTGTATCGAAAAATG TGAAGAGCAGTCCTTCTACGGGATCATCCATACGACAAGGACTGGACAAGGCCTTAGCAACCACATGTGTGACATCAATGAATGACCTCAGAGATCTTGTATTGCGGGCTCAGGAGCTGTTCGCCGGCGTGTACCAGAGTAAAGATAACAAGTTTATCTCTCAGGTTGATTGGATCCCAAGTGCTTTGCACACGTTGTTTTATTTCGTTAAATGGTTACAGCAGGTGGGCGAGGATACATCCGACATCTTGGCTGCAACAAGACG GTCGCATTCCCACCTCCCTCCGTTGGTTGAATGGCTGAAGGTTTCTTCGTTGCATACCAAACACCGTGTCAGCGCTTTTGTCGATGATGACGATGTCCGACAAGCGGCGAGGTTGCTGTTGCCCTTTAATGACTGTGGGCCTCGATTTTTGGG TGAGTCACTTTGGGGGTCCAAGTCCCTCTCATCCGCGGCTACAATCTCTAGTTTTCAACAGGATGTAAGCTTGCGCATGCTTTCATGCGGGAGAAGTGATATAATACCGCAGGCTCTTGCAATGTTGGGATCCAAAAATATCAACGATATCAATGCTCAG GGGATGACTCTGCTGATGTACGCATGCGCAAATGGCAACGAGGCTCTTGTTACAACGTTAATTGAACATCACGCGTCACTGGACTTAGAG GTGCCGAACAACCAAAAAATTTACCCGTCACTTAACTTAGAGCTCAAGTCGTGGACGGCACTTTGTTTTGCGACCACCAAAGGACACCTTAGTATTTGTCAG ATTCTTTTGGACTCTGGAGCTAGCCCTAATGGGGCGACAGATTATAGACGAGACAACCAAGTGGAGACTCCATTGCAACTTGCTTCTGCTGCAG GTGATTTTGAACTGGTCTCATTACTTCTGAAGAAAGGCGCAGATCCGTATATTAGTGTGAACACTGCATCATTGAGTCCTGGCCTACGGGGGTTTGGAAATGCATTCGCTGCTGCCGCTGCGCATGGGCATAAAGACATTCTTCGAAAGTTGTTGGCAGAGTCAGATGAAAGGCGCGATACCGACCTGCTGTCATTGACGGAGATTCTCTATGAAG AAACACTGAAAGATGAAGAGAAACCAGGAAAACtgacaaaaagacaaaaagcaGCTCTTGAG GAAGCTCTGTATCACAGCTGTGAGCACGGGTATCTGGACATCACAATGGAACTAAGAAGCTTAG GTGTCCCATGGAATATTCATTGCTGGAGTAGGACAGTCGGACATGCGTACGAGACAGGGCAAAAGTCATTCCTGAGATCTCTATTGAGTGACTTCCAGTCTATGTCAGCTGATGAGTACACAAAAGACTTCTGCGACGACGGGGTGGTTAtccttttcaacatttttaaggAATGCGAG gATTTGGCCATCTCAAAGGAACTCGCTTCAGTACTGTCGTGTTGCTTCGGCAGTGAGCCACTTCAAGAAATTATGGATCTTCCTGTTATGGAAACTGGCATTCGAATTG GAGCAGATTACATCAACAGTGCTGAAATGTCTGATGTCACCTTCCTTGTTGAAGGTCGCCCTTTTTACGCTCACAAGATTATATTAGCAACAGCGTCTAAAAGATTCAAG GCAATGCTGTCTGATATGCCTCTGGAATCGAAGGACGGAAGCAGTCCTTGTATCGAAATAAGCGACATTAAATATGAGACATTTACG CTCGTGATTCAATTCTTATACAGTGGAAAGATGGACCAACCGAGTTTGCAAAGCACAATATTAGAG TTGTTGCAGGCCTCAGAGTTCTTCATGTTAGACTCACTAAAGCGTCGCTGTGAGCGTCTTGCCGCGGATCACCTTGTCTGTGAGACCGTCCTTGACACGTACACATTCGCCAAG TTATGCAATGCAAAGGAGCTGGTTTCCTTTTGTGAAGCATTCATGCTAAGAAACCTCGCAAGCATGATGGACGTTAGGACTTTTAAAGACGCATTGATTGATAACAGTGGAAAAGAT CTGTTTGCTGCCCTCAAGTCATGTTTGGTCCAGCGAATTTATTCTCGAAACACATCCAAGACATCTTTTAAAGTTTAA
- the LOC138059472 gene encoding ankyrin repeat and BTB/POZ domain-containing protein 2-like isoform X2: protein MAQGNLPANSHFLSTAAPKEDHNVNSTRNGAQSTTINTDWDVWLPMLPPLDELPWTLQDISKVLRLGRTRETFRAITPQAVERVSFLLQRPLLRIVLEARRLSILHSKCSRHEMQTSIRLVLSLSLAKSCLSLASKALSLYNTSSDRFRRSKRTRSGLILPVGKMFRWLVKIKVASRIYDAGVIYLSACLEYVAEELVYRAVTKQGLDQVTPEVLEEWINTDADFWGIFQPYYHLLSGRTAFGITDSIDVYAVSKNVKSSPSTGSSIRQGLDKALATTCVTSMNDLRDLVLRAQELFAGVYQSKDNKFISQVDWIPSALHTLFYFVKWLQQVGEDTSDILAATRRSHSHLPPLVEWLKVSSLHTKHRVSAFVDDDDVRQAARLLLPFNDCGPRFLGESLWGSKSLSSAATISSFQQDVSLRMLSCGRSDIIPQALAMLGSKNINDINAQGMTLLMYACANGNEALVTTLIEHHASLDLEVPNNQKIYPSLNLELKSWTALCFATTKGHLSICQILLDSGASPNGATDYRRDNQVETPLQLASAAGDFELVSLLLKKGADPYISVNTASLSPGLRGFGNAFAAAAAHGHKDILRKLLAESDERRDTDLLSLTEILYEETLKDEEKPGKLTKRQKAALEEALYHSCEHGYLDITMELRSLGVPWNIHCWSRTVGHAYETGQKSFLRSLLSDFQSMSADEYTKDFCDDGVVILFNIFKECEDLAISKELASVLSCCFGSEPLQEIMDLPVMETGIRIGADYINSAEMSDVTFLVEGRPFYAHKIILATASKRFKAMLSDMPLESKDGSSPCIEISDIKYETFTLVIQFLYSGKMDQPSLQSTILELLQASEFFMLDSLKRRCERLAADHLVCETVLDTYTFAKLCNAKELVSFCEAFMLRNLASMMDVRTFKDALIDNSGKDLFAALKSCLVQRIYSRNTSKTSFKV from the exons TATGTTACCTCCGCTAGATGAACTTCCATGGACGCTGCAAGACATTTCAAAGGTCTTACGTCTTGGAAGAACACGGGAAACATTTCGCGCCATTACACCTCAGGCCGTGGAACGCGTCTCGTTTCTCTTGCAGAGACCTTTGTTGCGGATTGTGCTAGAAGCGAGACGTCTCTCAATTCTTCATTCCAAATGCTCAAGACATGAAATGCAAACGAGCATACGCCTCGTGTTGTCTTTATCATTGGCTAAGAGCTGCTTATCTTTGGCTTCGAAAGCGCTGTCATTGTACAATACTTCAAGTGACCGATTTCGCCGATCTAAAAGGACACGCAGTGGCCTCATTCTACCCGTTGGCAAAATGTTTCGATGGCtagtaaaaataaaagttgCATCCCGTATCTATGACGCTGGAGTCATCTACCTCAGCGCCTGCTTAGAGTACGTCGCTGAAGAGCTTGTCTACAGAGCTGTCACTAAACAAG GATTGGACCAGGTTACACCTGAAGTACTGGAGGAGTGGATCAACACAGATGCTGATTTTTGGGGAATATTTCAACCCTATTATCATCTCCTGTCTGGGAGAACTGCCTTTGGTATCACGGACAGTATCGACGTGTATGCTGTATCGAAAAATG TGAAGAGCAGTCCTTCTACGGGATCATCCATACGACAAGGACTGGACAAGGCCTTAGCAACCACATGTGTGACATCAATGAATGACCTCAGAGATCTTGTATTGCGGGCTCAGGAGCTGTTCGCCGGCGTGTACCAGAGTAAAGATAACAAGTTTATCTCTCAGGTTGATTGGATCCCAAGTGCTTTGCACACGTTGTTTTATTTCGTTAAATGGTTACAGCAGGTGGGCGAGGATACATCCGACATCTTGGCTGCAACAAGACG GTCGCATTCCCACCTCCCTCCGTTGGTTGAATGGCTGAAGGTTTCTTCGTTGCATACCAAACACCGTGTCAGCGCTTTTGTCGATGATGACGATGTCCGACAAGCGGCGAGGTTGCTGTTGCCCTTTAATGACTGTGGGCCTCGATTTTTGGG TGAGTCACTTTGGGGGTCCAAGTCCCTCTCATCCGCGGCTACAATCTCTAGTTTTCAACAGGATGTAAGCTTGCGCATGCTTTCATGCGGGAGAAGTGATATAATACCGCAGGCTCTTGCAATGTTGGGATCCAAAAATATCAACGATATCAATGCTCAG GGGATGACTCTGCTGATGTACGCATGCGCAAATGGCAACGAGGCTCTTGTTACAACGTTAATTGAACATCACGCGTCACTGGACTTAGAG GTGCCGAACAACCAAAAAATTTACCCGTCACTTAACTTAGAGCTCAAGTCGTGGACGGCACTTTGTTTTGCGACCACCAAAGGACACCTTAGTATTTGTCAG ATTCTTTTGGACTCTGGAGCTAGCCCTAATGGGGCGACAGATTATAGACGAGACAACCAAGTGGAGACTCCATTGCAACTTGCTTCTGCTGCAG GTGATTTTGAACTGGTCTCATTACTTCTGAAGAAAGGCGCAGATCCGTATATTAGTGTGAACACTGCATCATTGAGTCCTGGCCTACGGGGGTTTGGAAATGCATTCGCTGCTGCCGCTGCGCATGGGCATAAAGACATTCTTCGAAAGTTGTTGGCAGAGTCAGATGAAAGGCGCGATACCGACCTGCTGTCATTGACGGAGATTCTCTATGAAG AAACACTGAAAGATGAAGAGAAACCAGGAAAACtgacaaaaagacaaaaagcaGCTCTTGAG GAAGCTCTGTATCACAGCTGTGAGCACGGGTATCTGGACATCACAATGGAACTAAGAAGCTTAG GTGTCCCATGGAATATTCATTGCTGGAGTAGGACAGTCGGACATGCGTACGAGACAGGGCAAAAGTCATTCCTGAGATCTCTATTGAGTGACTTCCAGTCTATGTCAGCTGATGAGTACACAAAAGACTTCTGCGACGACGGGGTGGTTAtccttttcaacatttttaaggAATGCGAG gATTTGGCCATCTCAAAGGAACTCGCTTCAGTACTGTCGTGTTGCTTCGGCAGTGAGCCACTTCAAGAAATTATGGATCTTCCTGTTATGGAAACTGGCATTCGAATTG GAGCAGATTACATCAACAGTGCTGAAATGTCTGATGTCACCTTCCTTGTTGAAGGTCGCCCTTTTTACGCTCACAAGATTATATTAGCAACAGCGTCTAAAAGATTCAAG GCAATGCTGTCTGATATGCCTCTGGAATCGAAGGACGGAAGCAGTCCTTGTATCGAAATAAGCGACATTAAATATGAGACATTTACG CTCGTGATTCAATTCTTATACAGTGGAAAGATGGACCAACCGAGTTTGCAAAGCACAATATTAGAG TTGTTGCAGGCCTCAGAGTTCTTCATGTTAGACTCACTAAAGCGTCGCTGTGAGCGTCTTGCCGCGGATCACCTTGTCTGTGAGACCGTCCTTGACACGTACACATTCGCCAAG TTATGCAATGCAAAGGAGCTGGTTTCCTTTTGTGAAGCATTCATGCTAAGAAACCTCGCAAGCATGATGGACGTTAGGACTTTTAAAGACGCATTGATTGATAACAGTGGAAAAGAT CTGTTTGCTGCCCTCAAGTCATGTTTGGTCCAGCGAATTTATTCTCGAAACACATCCAAGACATCTTTTAAAGTTTAA
- the LOC138059472 gene encoding ankyrin repeat and BTB/POZ domain-containing protein 2-like isoform X3, translating to MAQGNLPANSHFLSTAAPKEDHNVNSTRNGAQSTTINTDWDVWLPMLPPLDELPWTLQDISKVLRLGRTRETFRAITPQAVERVSFLLQRPLLRIVLEARRLSILHSKCSRHEMQTSIRLVLSLSLAKSCLSLASKALSLYNTSSDRFRRSKRTRSGLILPVGKMFRWLVKIKVASRIYDAGVIYLSACLEYVAEELVYRAVTKQEGLDQVTPEVLEEWINTDADFWGIFQPYYHLLSGRTAFGITDSIDVYAVSKNVKSSPSTGSSIRQGLDKALATTCVTSMNDLRDLVLRAQELFAGVYQSKDNKFISQVDWIPSALHTLFYFVKWLQQVGEDTSDILAATRRSHSHLPPLVEWLKVSSLHTKHRVSAFVDDDDVRQAARLLLPFNDCGPRFLGESLWGSKSLSSAATISSFQQDVSLRMLSCGRSDIIPQALAMLGSKNINDINAQVPNNQKIYPSLNLELKSWTALCFATTKGHLSICQILLDSGASPNGATDYRRDNQVETPLQLASAAGDFELVSLLLKKGADPYISVNTASLSPGLRGFGNAFAAAAAHGHKDILRKLLAESDERRDTDLLSLTEILYEETLKDEEKPGKLTKRQKAALEEALYHSCEHGYLDITMELRSLGVPWNIHCWSRTVGHAYETGQKSFLRSLLSDFQSMSADEYTKDFCDDGVVILFNIFKECEDLAISKELASVLSCCFGSEPLQEIMDLPVMETGIRIGADYINSAEMSDVTFLVEGRPFYAHKIILATASKRFKAMLSDMPLESKDGSSPCIEISDIKYETFTLVIQFLYSGKMDQPSLQSTILELLQASEFFMLDSLKRRCERLAADHLVCETVLDTYTFAKLCNAKELVSFCEAFMLRNLASMMDVRTFKDALIDNSGKDLFAALKSCLVQRIYSRNTSKTSFKV from the exons TATGTTACCTCCGCTAGATGAACTTCCATGGACGCTGCAAGACATTTCAAAGGTCTTACGTCTTGGAAGAACACGGGAAACATTTCGCGCCATTACACCTCAGGCCGTGGAACGCGTCTCGTTTCTCTTGCAGAGACCTTTGTTGCGGATTGTGCTAGAAGCGAGACGTCTCTCAATTCTTCATTCCAAATGCTCAAGACATGAAATGCAAACGAGCATACGCCTCGTGTTGTCTTTATCATTGGCTAAGAGCTGCTTATCTTTGGCTTCGAAAGCGCTGTCATTGTACAATACTTCAAGTGACCGATTTCGCCGATCTAAAAGGACACGCAGTGGCCTCATTCTACCCGTTGGCAAAATGTTTCGATGGCtagtaaaaataaaagttgCATCCCGTATCTATGACGCTGGAGTCATCTACCTCAGCGCCTGCTTAGAGTACGTCGCTGAAGAGCTTGTCTACAGAGCTGTCACTAAACAAG AAGGATTGGACCAGGTTACACCTGAAGTACTGGAGGAGTGGATCAACACAGATGCTGATTTTTGGGGAATATTTCAACCCTATTATCATCTCCTGTCTGGGAGAACTGCCTTTGGTATCACGGACAGTATCGACGTGTATGCTGTATCGAAAAATG TGAAGAGCAGTCCTTCTACGGGATCATCCATACGACAAGGACTGGACAAGGCCTTAGCAACCACATGTGTGACATCAATGAATGACCTCAGAGATCTTGTATTGCGGGCTCAGGAGCTGTTCGCCGGCGTGTACCAGAGTAAAGATAACAAGTTTATCTCTCAGGTTGATTGGATCCCAAGTGCTTTGCACACGTTGTTTTATTTCGTTAAATGGTTACAGCAGGTGGGCGAGGATACATCCGACATCTTGGCTGCAACAAGACG GTCGCATTCCCACCTCCCTCCGTTGGTTGAATGGCTGAAGGTTTCTTCGTTGCATACCAAACACCGTGTCAGCGCTTTTGTCGATGATGACGATGTCCGACAAGCGGCGAGGTTGCTGTTGCCCTTTAATGACTGTGGGCCTCGATTTTTGGG TGAGTCACTTTGGGGGTCCAAGTCCCTCTCATCCGCGGCTACAATCTCTAGTTTTCAACAGGATGTAAGCTTGCGCATGCTTTCATGCGGGAGAAGTGATATAATACCGCAGGCTCTTGCAATGTTGGGATCCAAAAATATCAACGATATCAATGCTCAG GTGCCGAACAACCAAAAAATTTACCCGTCACTTAACTTAGAGCTCAAGTCGTGGACGGCACTTTGTTTTGCGACCACCAAAGGACACCTTAGTATTTGTCAG ATTCTTTTGGACTCTGGAGCTAGCCCTAATGGGGCGACAGATTATAGACGAGACAACCAAGTGGAGACTCCATTGCAACTTGCTTCTGCTGCAG GTGATTTTGAACTGGTCTCATTACTTCTGAAGAAAGGCGCAGATCCGTATATTAGTGTGAACACTGCATCATTGAGTCCTGGCCTACGGGGGTTTGGAAATGCATTCGCTGCTGCCGCTGCGCATGGGCATAAAGACATTCTTCGAAAGTTGTTGGCAGAGTCAGATGAAAGGCGCGATACCGACCTGCTGTCATTGACGGAGATTCTCTATGAAG AAACACTGAAAGATGAAGAGAAACCAGGAAAACtgacaaaaagacaaaaagcaGCTCTTGAG GAAGCTCTGTATCACAGCTGTGAGCACGGGTATCTGGACATCACAATGGAACTAAGAAGCTTAG GTGTCCCATGGAATATTCATTGCTGGAGTAGGACAGTCGGACATGCGTACGAGACAGGGCAAAAGTCATTCCTGAGATCTCTATTGAGTGACTTCCAGTCTATGTCAGCTGATGAGTACACAAAAGACTTCTGCGACGACGGGGTGGTTAtccttttcaacatttttaaggAATGCGAG gATTTGGCCATCTCAAAGGAACTCGCTTCAGTACTGTCGTGTTGCTTCGGCAGTGAGCCACTTCAAGAAATTATGGATCTTCCTGTTATGGAAACTGGCATTCGAATTG GAGCAGATTACATCAACAGTGCTGAAATGTCTGATGTCACCTTCCTTGTTGAAGGTCGCCCTTTTTACGCTCACAAGATTATATTAGCAACAGCGTCTAAAAGATTCAAG GCAATGCTGTCTGATATGCCTCTGGAATCGAAGGACGGAAGCAGTCCTTGTATCGAAATAAGCGACATTAAATATGAGACATTTACG CTCGTGATTCAATTCTTATACAGTGGAAAGATGGACCAACCGAGTTTGCAAAGCACAATATTAGAG TTGTTGCAGGCCTCAGAGTTCTTCATGTTAGACTCACTAAAGCGTCGCTGTGAGCGTCTTGCCGCGGATCACCTTGTCTGTGAGACCGTCCTTGACACGTACACATTCGCCAAG TTATGCAATGCAAAGGAGCTGGTTTCCTTTTGTGAAGCATTCATGCTAAGAAACCTCGCAAGCATGATGGACGTTAGGACTTTTAAAGACGCATTGATTGATAACAGTGGAAAAGAT CTGTTTGCTGCCCTCAAGTCATGTTTGGTCCAGCGAATTTATTCTCGAAACACATCCAAGACATCTTTTAAAGTTTAA